Sequence from the Pseudomonas frederiksbergensis genome:
TGGGCCCGGCGGTACAGGTCGCCCATTTTGCGGTTGGCCGAAAAGGCCTTGGCGTAGCCGGTGGGGGCGTAGTGCAGGGGAAACGTCCCGGGACCTGAGCCGAGCACCGGGTTCTCGCGGATCATCTCGCTGCCCACCAGGATGTACGAGGCGCGGCGGCCCAGGGATTCGTCCTTGTGCGCGCTGGCGCCGGCGCTGAGGATGCTCAGCGACTGGATGCGCGCCACGTAGCCGGCGGGCATCACCGCGATGGCGAGGGGAATCAGCAATGCCAGCCCGAGCATGGCGAAGCCCAGGTGCCGTGGACGAATCCGCGGCAACTGCGCGCGATAGTGGTACAGGCCGATCATCAGGCTGAGCAGCAAAACCACCAGCCCCGAACGCGATTCGGTCTTGGTCATGCCACCCAGCAACAGGATGAAACCGCCGCCCCAGAACAACCGCTGCAACAGGTTGGGACTGCGCAGGACCAGCAACAGCGCCAGGGGAACGGTGAAGGCAATCAACAGCGCGAAGGTGTTCGGGTCCTCCAGCAGGCCGGACGCGCGCCCCTGTTCCTGATACCTGGCCGAAAACATCGCAAGCACGCAGGTGGTGGCGACGCTGACGGTCATCAGGCGGGCGAACAGGTCCAGGTTCAGCTCGCGGCCGATCAACAAGGTGATCACGAACAGGATCAGCCCCACCGTCAGCTCGCGTAGATGGGTTTGGGACAGGTCCATGTTTTCCGACAGCAGCAGGCTCAGGCCATACAGCACCATGAAGCCGACCAGGGGCTTCCAGATATTGCTGCGCAAGCGCGTCGCTGGAATCTGGTGCAGGGCCAGTTGCAAGCCCAGGATCAGGATCAGCGCCAGCCCCAGGAACTTGCTGCCGGACAATCCGTTTTCCTTGAACAGCCCTTCGAATGGCACCAGCGCGGCAATGCCCAGCAGGCCCCAGCCGGGCTTGCGGTACAGCATGGCGACGCCCACCAGGCCGAGGACCGCGCCGGGCGCCAGGAATGGATAGGGACTGGCCAGCAAGGCCAGGCAGACCACCCCCAGCAAACTGATGATCGAGAGTGGGACGATCATGGCCGAGCCTCCCGTGCGGTGCGGATATAGAGTTGCGACCAGCGCTCGGCCAGCGTGCGCAGGTCATAGCGGTCGCGTTGGGTGCGCCGTGCGTTATCGGCAAGGATCCGTGCCAGGGGCGGTTCGCTGAACAACGTCTCGATCTGGCGGGCCAACTCGTCGCTGTCGGCCGGCGTGGCGAGCAGGCCGTTGTGGCGGTCCTGCAGGATGTCGGGAATGCCGCCGACACCAAACGCGACCACCGGTACCCCGGCTTGCATGGCTTCGAGCAGGATCATCGGCGTGCCTTCGGTGCGTGAGCTGATCACTAGTGCGTCGAGGCGGCTCCACCAATCATTCATGTCGGTTTGATAACCGGGCAACTCGATGCGCGTCGGCAACCCGGCGTCGGCGATGCGCTTGAGTAGCGGCTGGCGTTCCGGGCCGTCGCCGAGCATCACCGCGTGCAGCGATTCATGGCGCTGGCACAGCGGGATCATCGCGTCGAGAAACAGGTCCGGGCCTTTCTCGCTGCTCAAGCGACCCACGTACCCGACCCGCCAGCGCTGCCTGTCGTCGCGATGCTGCAAGGGTGTGGTGACAGCCGGTAAACCGTTGGGAATCACGTCGAGCTTGTCCGCGTTGACGCTGGCCTGGCGGTGCAGGGCCGCGATGCTTTCGGCCACGCAGACCACTCGCTTGACCGGCGCGGTACGGCACAGTTGCAGGCTCAGCCACGTATAGAACCGTTGTTTGGGACTGCGCGGCGTGAAGCCATGCTGGGTAATCACCAGGGGCAGGCGCAGCAGCGTGGCCGCGGCCCAGCCGAACAACAGGCCCTTGAAGTTGTGCGTATTGAGCAGCGGCCGTTCAGGGCGCCGTTGCCGCAGATGCTGCAACAGTTCGCCCCAACTGGCGCAGTGTTGGCAATCCACCCCGGCCTGGCGGAAACGCGTGATCAAGGTCGGCGGCGCCGCCAGGAACAGCACCTGATGCTGCCCCGGTGTCGCCAGGCAATGATCGAGCAGCATCCGCTCGGCCCCATAGAAGCCACCGCTGTCGAGTAGATGAATGATCGACAGGGGGCTGCTGCGGTGGGACGGGCCGAACGGCGCGTTCAATTTTTCACCCAATGGACAAGGCTGGGCAGGCTCCAGTTACGGTGCGGGTTAACCTGCTCGGGCGACTGCTCGTTGATCACCAGCAGGACCGGCAGATCCAGTTGCTGGCTGATTTGCGCTGGATGCTTGAAGCGATGGTCGAAGAACTCACGCACATAGACCAGGGCGATCGCCAGCAGCAGGCCGCTGAACAAGCCGAACGCGATGATCAGCACCGGCTTGGGAAAGGCCGCGGCGGTGGGTTCGAATGGCGGGCTCAGGACCCGGGCGTTGGACAGGTCATTGTCCAGCGAACGCGCGGAACTGGCTTCGGCAAACCGCTGGGCATAGGTGGAGAACGCCGCATGGAGCGCGTTGATCTCGGTGTCCATCTGCCGCAGTTTGCTCTGGGCCTGCTGCAATTGGTGGATGCGTTCCTTGAAGGCGGCGATGCGCTGGACCTTCTGGTTGATCACCGAGCTGACCACCGCCAGGTCGGTGGTGCGTTCCTGGATGCGGTTGTTCACCACTTTGAGGAACTGCTGGCGAGTGCGCATGATTTGTTCGCGGGCCAGCAGCATCGGTTCGCTGCTGGGCTGGAAAATCGCCAGGTCGTTCATGTAGCGGCTGACCTGGCTGGTCAGCTGCTCACCCAGTTGCCTGATCTCCCGGTCCTCGAAGGCGATGTTGTCCACGGTGGTGGTGAAGGTGAAGGGGAAGGTGTAGTCGTTGAATCGCGAGCTGTTCGCGGCCGCCAGGCTGGTCTTGAGGTAGTCGAGCCAGCGTTGGCTTTGCAGCAGGCGATCCTGGTACAGGTTCAGGGCCTGTTCCTCGGTGTTGATGGCATTCAGGCGAAAAGTGATTTCTTCCTTGGGATCGGAAGAACCGACGCCTTCGAGCAGGCCGAGCCGAGTACCTTCCAGGCCATCGAGGCGTGTCTGGTATTGGTCTTTTTTCTGCTCGTAGAAGGTCTGGGGCAATTCGATCGATTGCAGTTCCTGGCGTCCGGTGAGGTAGTTCTCCAGCAGTTGCGCCACGAACCGGGTGCCTTGGGCGGGATCGCCGAAGCTGTAGACGATGGAGATGACGTTGGAGCCGGGCAGGGTCTCGATCTTCAGGTTTTCGATGGCCTCGTCGGTCAGCGTATCGAGCACGGTGTCGCGGACCGGATCAACTTCCAGCCCCAGGCCGTCGCGCACCGGATTGATGACGTATTCGCGCAGTGGCTGGGTGATGTAGCGCTTGAGCGGGTCGCTCACCCACTTGTTGAGGATGCCCGGGCTCGGGGTGTATTCACCTTGGTCGCGCAGGGTCTTGATGGTCTCGCGAATCAACGCCGGCGAACGCAGGATGTTGCTCTCGGTTTCCATGTCCGCGAGGGACGGCGGAATGAACGTCGCGTTTTCCTGGTTCAGCGACGTGGTGGCGTCGCCTTGGGAGAGTTTTTTCGACTGGACGATCACTTGGGCGGTGATATCGAAGCTCTGCTTGAGCATCAACGGCAGCACCAGGGCGATCACGGCGAAAATCAGGAAGACGCGCTTCACCCATTGCTTGTTGGCGAAGAAGATCCTGAAAAACTCGTGCAGATAATTTTCCTTGGGGTTCATGATCGTCACCTGATTTCAGTTGTCGCTGCCTTTGTTGTCGACGCGGTAGCCGAAGCCGAACCCGACGCCCTGGAACAGCACCACATCGGCCAGTTGCCTGGCCGTTTCGCCGGCTTTGGCCAGGCCGGTCTTGGGCACGTACAACATGTCCTCCGGCTGCAGGTAGGCGATCTGCGAGGCGTCGCCGCTCAAGGCCTTTTCCACGTCGTAGTGACGGGCTTCGACCTGGTTGCCGTTGCGGCGCATGATCATCACCGAGTCGAGCCGGGCCTTGACGTTCGTGCCACGGGCCAGGGTCAGGGCTTCGAGAACCGAGATCGGTCGGCGGATCGCATAGGCGCCAGGCTGGGCCACTTCACCCAGGACATAAATCTCGTTGCCGGCGGTGGACTTGAGCAGCACATCCACGGTCATGTGGCCGGGCAGTTGGGCGTAGCGCTCGTTGAGGTAGGTCTCCAGCTGGGTGACGGTCATGCCTTGCAACGGCACCGAGCCGATTTCCGGGAAGCTGGCGTAACCATCCCGGCCCACGATGATTTCCCGACTCATGCCCGTGGCCGGGTGGGTCAGGGTGTTACGCAGGTTCGCCTCGCCGGAGAGCGGGCTGGTCACCAGGACGGTCAATTGGTTGCGGTTGGGTTGGAACAGCATCTTCTGGTCATAGGCACGCTGCACCGCCAGGCGCGCCTCGTCGGTGGTCAACCCGGCGACTTTCACCGAAGTGTTGGCGCCCGGCAGTTCGATGGTGCCGTCGGGCATGACCTGTTGCGTGCCGTTGAGTTGGCTGGCGGCGGTGAAGTTAAGGGCAACCTGGTCACCCGACTGCACGCGATAAGCCTGGGAGGTCGTCGTGCCGATGTGGAAAATCACATCCAGCACATCCTGGGGCCGCAAGGTCTGTTCGACCTTCGGCATGTCGGTGGCCTGGGCATTGGCCGGCGCAGCCGTGAGGATCTGCACTGGCATGGTCATGCTTTCGTTGTGGCTGGAGCAACCGGCAAGCGGCAGCAACAGCAGGACAAGCATTCTGGCGTTCATCTCGTCTTCCTTTTGCGCGCTTACAGGTTGTTGTAGAGCCATTTGGGCATGTAGTACTTGCGGCGATTGAACACGCTGCCGACGACTTTCGCGCCGGCCTGGACCAGCCGTTGTCGGGTGGCCTGGGCCACTTCCCAGCGAGTGTCTTCGCCGCGTACCACCAGCACCACGCCATCAACCTGGGTGCTGATCACCAGGGTGTCGGTGGCCGAATACACCGCGTCGGCATCGATCACCACGAAGCGGTACTGCGCGGCCAGTTGCCTGAACAGCGGGCGCAGTCGCTCGGGGCTCAGGCGTTCGGCGTTGTGGCCGAGCCGACCATGGGGCAGCACGTCGAAGGGCAGGCTCGAGACCTGCACCACGCAGTCCTGCAACAGCGGTGGCGAGAGGCTGTTGAACAGCAGGTCGCTGAAGCCGCGCTCTTTTTGCAGCGAGAGCTGCTGGCTGAGGTTGCGTGGCGACTGGCTGGCGTCCACCAGCAATACGCGGCCATTGCTCATCTGCGCCAGTTGGGCGGCCAGCGCCATGGCGCTGGTGCTCGTTCCGGTGCCGGTGTTGGCCGCTGTCATGAGAAGGATCCGCAGATCCGGGTCGAGCACGGTCGAGGTCAGGTTGGTCTCGCTCGGGCTGGCTATGGTCAGGATATTCGTCGAACCGTCCATTTAACTCGCTCCGTGGCCGCTGAAAACTTTGAAGGGGGTGATCATCAGGATCTTCAAATCCAACAGCAGGCTCTGCTCGGCGATGTAGCTGAGGTCCAGTTCCACGCGCTGGTCGAAGTCGATATTGCTGCGCCCGGAGATCTGCCACAGCCCGGTCAGGCCGGGGTAGATGCTCAGGCGCACAAGATGGTTGTCCTTGTAGCGATAGGCGTTGAACGAGGTGGGCCGCGGGCCCACCAGGCGCATGTCGCCGGTCACTACGTTGATCAGGTTCGGCAGTTCATCGAGGCTGCTGCGTCGCAGGAACCGGCCGATGGGGGTGATCCGCGGGTCGTTGTCGATCTTGAAGTCGATGGCGTCGGCGCCGTGCTTGTTGAGGTGGCGCAGCGACTCTTTCAGGGCCTCGGCATCGGCGACCATGGTGCGAAACTTGTACATGCCGAACACACGGCCGCGGTAACCGGTGCGTTTTTGCACGAACAGCACCGGACCAGGGCTGGAAAACTTGATCAGCAATGCCAGGCCCAGCAGGAGCGGGGCGAGCAGCACCAGGATCGCCAGTGCGCCGAGGCCGGCCACCACCCGGTTGGTCCGCGAGACCGTCCAGGGCCGACCGCCATCGCGACCGGTCAGCCAGCCACGCCCCTGGCGGTGAATGGCGGCGTCGAGGCGTCGGCGGTGCTCGGGGTCGACGCGTTTGTCGCGTCCGAAGGCGCTGATCTCGATGTCTTGTTCATGTCGGGTCATAGACTCCTCCGCTGAGATTCGGCCGCAAGCGGCGCGTGGATGGGGGGCGCGTAGTAATCGAGGAACCAGTCGACGAAGCGACCCAGGCCGTCGTCCAGTTCGATGCGGGGCTGGAAACCGGTGGCCCGGGCCAGGTCGCTGGCATCGGCGCAGGTGTTGAGCACGTCCCCCGGCTGCAGGGGCAGCAGCTCGATCCGGGCGGTGCGGCCCAGGTGTTTTTCCAAGAGTGCCACGTAGGTACGCAAGGCCACCGGGTGCTGGCCGCCGATGTTGTAGAGGCGCCACGGTGCCAGGCTGCTGGCCGGGTCCGGTTGCTCGCGATCCCACTGCGGTGATGGCTGGGGTGGGCGTTCGATCAGCCGGGCGATGCTCTCGACGATGTCATCGATGTAGGTGAAGTCGCGCGCGTGCTCGCCGTGGTTGAACAGCCGCAGGACCTGGCCCTGGGCAATGGCGCTGGCGAACTGGATCGGCGACATGTCCGGCCGACCCCAGGGACCGTACACGGTAAAGAAGCGCAGGCCGGTGCAGGGGATGCCGAACAGATGGCTGTAGCAGTGGGCCATCGATTCGTTGGCCTTCTTGGTCGCCGCGTACAACGACAACGGATGATCGACGCCGTCCTGCACTGAATAGGGCGTGCGCTGGTTGGCGCCGTACACCGAGCTGGAAGAGGCGTAGATCAGGTGCTTGACCGGGTGACGGCGGCAACTTTCCAGGATGTTGAGGAACCCGGCGAGGTTGCTGTCGACGTAGGCGCGGGGGTTCTCCAGCGAGTAGCGCACACCGGCCTGGGCGGCGAGGTGAATCACCACGTCCGGGCGATGGGTCTGGAACAGTTCGTCGATCGCCGACGCGTCGATGAGGTCGATACGCGCCAAGGGAAATTCGCCGACCTGGTCCTGCACCCACGCCACGCGGTCGTGCTTGAGCTGCGGGTCGTAGTAATCGTTGAAGTTATCCAGCCCGCACACGTCGTGGCCGTCGCGCATCAAGCGCAACACGCAATGGGCTCCGATGAAACCGGCCGCGCCGGTCACCAGGATGTTCACGCTTGTGGCCCCGGTGCGCTGGGCACGGTGTGCCGCAGGCCGATGCCGCGGTACAGCAGCCCGGCGGCGGCCAGGTGCTCGGGGTTGTACAGATTGCGGCCGTCGATGATGACCCGGGCGCGCAGCTTGCTCGCCAGCAGGTCGAAATCCACCACGCGAAAGTTCTTCCATTCGGTGCAGATCACCAGGGCATCGGCGTCCTCCAGCGTGTCGTCGCGGGTGGCGCACAGGTTCAGGTCTTTGCGATAACCGTAGAGACGCCGGCATTCGGACATGGCTTCCGGGTCATAGGCCTGGACGCGCGCGCCTTCGCGCCAGAGCGCTTCCATCAGGTAGCGGCTCGGGGCTTCGCGCATGTCGTCGGTGTTGGGCTTGAAGGCCAGGCCCCAGATGGCGATCGATTTGCCGGCCAACTCGCCAGGGAACTGCTGCGCCAGTTTTTCGAAAAGAATGTGCCGCTGGCTGTCGTTCACATCGGTGACGCTGCGCAGCAGGCGCAGGGGCATGCCGCTTTGTTCGGCGGTGTGCAGCAGGGCGCGCAGGTCCTTGGGGAAGCATGAGCCGCCGAAGCCGCAGCCCGGGTAGATGAAGTGATAGCCGATGCGTGGGTCCGAGCCGATGCCCTTGCGCACCGCTTCGATGTCGGCGCCCAGGCGTTCGGTGAGGTTGGCCAGTTCGTTCATGAAACTGATGCGGGTGGCGAGCATGGCATTGGCGGCGTACTTGGTCAGCTCCGCGCTGCGGTTGTCCATGAACATCAGTTTTTCGTGGTTGCGGCAGAACGGCGCGTAGAGCTCGCTCATCTGATCCCGCGCCACCTGATCGCTGGTGCCGATGATGATCCGGTCCGGGCGCAGGCAATCGGCGAGGGCGCTGCCTTCCTTGAGGAATTCGGGATTGGACACCACGCGCACGTTCAGCTGTTTCAGGCCCCGTCGAGCCAGCGCCTGGCGGGCGCATTCGGCGACTTTGTCGGCCGTCCCGACCGGCACGGTCGACTTGATGATCAGGGTGCGGTCACTGTCCATGAAGTCGGCGATCTGCCGGGTGACCGCCAGCACATGGCTAAGGTCCGCTGAACCGTCTTCGTCGGCGGGCGTGCCAACGGCGATGAAGATCAGTTCGCCATGGTTGACCGCATCGCTGGCCTGGCAGCTGAACGACAACCGTCCGGCCTTGAGGTTGTCTTCGAGCAATCCGGACAACCCCGGCTCGCTGATGGGCGGTACGGCTTGTTGCAGCTGACGGATCTTGTTCGGGTCGATATCGACGCATAAAACCCGGTGACCCACGTCGGCCAACGCAGCCGCCTGGATCAACCCAACATACCCCGTACCAAATACGCTCACGTCCATCTTAGGCGCGCCTCGTAAACCGGTTGATGTAACTTGGATGACACTGTTTAGAGGGGTATAGCGCAGCTTCAGAAAAGCGTGTCAGCAAAATGACAGTTGTCAGTGTTAACAAAAATTAGGGAGTGGGGCGTTCTGATATCAAGTTATTGACTGGATTGGATAAGTCCCCTGTTTATTGGGTTGGATCCAATTTTATCTAAGCGATGAACGGTATATATCCATAGTTTTTACCATTTTAGACAGGTAAAAAGTGTCACTTTTGGGCTAACTTTTTTTTGACGCTCTGGCCGTTCGTCCTCTTTCTTGCGCTTTGCAAACTCGCTGCTAGTGTGCAGAAACAACCCCTTCACCACGTCGCGCCGCCGCCGGGAAACACATGAGCCGATACCTCAAGGAAGCGCTGTTGTTGCTGTACCTGTTCAGGGGACATGACTATTACCTGGAGCGTCTTGCGGCGCTGGGTTTCAGCTTTGCAACGGTGTTGTTCGGCGCAATGTTCGTTGCGCTGCTGCTTGCGTTGTGGATGGGCGCCTACATTCGCCAGGCGCTGGTGCGGCATCTGTTCGCATTGGCGATGTTTGCCTCGGCGGTTTTCTTCGAGGTGTACACCCGGGTGACCGACAGCTACCTGACCTACAGCCAGTTCGTATCGCTGGTGTATTCGGGTGGGTTTATCCAGGAGGCGGCGTATCAGTATCGCGAGGTGATTTTCAGCGCGATGGCGGGGGGCCTCTTGCTGGTGCTGGGCATCGGCCTGAAACCACGGCGGCGGCTGCCATTGCCCGGTTATGTACCGGTCGCCGCGCCGTTGTTCGGGGTATTGCTGCTCAGTGGCGTGCTGTTCGCAAGGGCGGGTGAGGGCGCCCGTGGTTTACCGATCATGTACACGCCGCTGGCCTACCTGAACCTGTTTGTCTACGAGGCGTTGCACAATACGGTCGGCGCCCGAGAGCCCGTCAGCCTGCTGCGGCAATCGTCTGTGATCGGGCACGATATCGTATTGATCATCGACGAAAGCATCGGTGGCAATTACCTAGATATAAACACCCCGTCCGGTGTGGCCAGTGGTCTCAAGACACCGCCGCCCGGTGTGGAAATCTTCAACTACGGCTACGCCGCCTCCATCGCCAATTGCAGTGCCGACACCAACGTCACCCTGCGTTATGGCGGTACGCGGGCTGACTACATGCGCATCAACAGCACGCAGCCGTCGATCTGGCAGTACGCCCATGGCGCCGGCATGCGCACGGTCTATATCGATGCCCAGCGCACCGGCGGCAACTTGCAGAACCTGATGACCGAGCTGGAAAAACAGGACATCGACCAGTTCATTCAATTCGACCAGGTCCGCGTGCTGGACCGCGACATGGCAGCCGCGGCGCAGTTGGCCAAGCTGCTGAACAATGACCGGGCAGAGCTGGTAGTGGTGAATAAAGTGGGCGCGCATTTTCCGGTCCACGACAAATATCCCGATGCCTTCATGACCTACCGTCCGGCCTTGCCCCGCGGACAGTTCCAGGACGTGGCCGACACCGGCAAGCGCGACGGCTTCAATGGCCGGCAGGATGATTGGCAGCTGTATCGCAATGCTTACCAGAACACACTGCTGTGGAACGTCGGCGAGTTTTTCCAGCGCCTGTTCCAACAAGGCAACCTCCAGAATGCCGTGCTGATCTACACCTCCGACCATGGCCAGGACCTGCATGAGCGTGGCAATCCCGGGCTCAATACGCACTGCGGCGGGGACCCGGTGGAAGAGGAAGGGCTGGTGCCGCTGGTGGTCATCCAGGGCAGTCAATTGCGCACCCTGGATTGGCCCCGCGCCTGGGCGCAGAACAAGGACCGCTCCAGTCACTACAACATCTTCCCGACGCTGCTGGCATTGATGGGCTACGACCCGGCGGCGGTCGTGGCGCGATATGGAAAACCCTTGAGCGAGCCCACCGAAGACGACTTCACCTTCAATTACCGCTTCAATGCACGACTGGGGGCCAAGCCAGCCTGGAAGCACATCGACCTGGGCAGCATCGTTACGCCGGGGCCCGTGAAGGCGCAAGTGGCGACGGGCAAGTGATGAACGGCTCGACAATGACGGACCAATACCGGGAACCGGATATTTCCTGGAACTCTCACAGCCGCTCAACCTCCGCTATTCTGTCGCCTTCGCCGATCTGCCGAGTGCCCCCATGCTGGAAGTCCGTAACGTCTTCAAAAGCTACGCCACGCCCCAAGGCCCGCTGCCGGTCTTGCAGGGCGTCGACCTGACGTTGCCCCCCGGCAGCAGCCTGGCGTTGATGGGGGAGTCAGGCAGCGGCAAGAGCACCTTGCTGCACTTGGTCGCCGGCCTGGATAAAGTCGATCGCGGCAGTATTCGCAGCGGCGGGTATCGGCTCGACGGTATGAGCGAACACCAGTTGGCGAACTGGCGGCGCACGGAAATCGGCCTGGTATTCCAGCAGTTCAACCTGATCAGCAGCTTGCCGGTGGAAGACAACCTGGCGTTCCAGGCGCGCCTGTGTGGCCGTTTTGACGCAGGCTGGCAAGGGCATCTGGT
This genomic interval carries:
- a CDS encoding NAD-dependent epimerase yields the protein MNILVTGAAGFIGAHCVLRLMRDGHDVCGLDNFNDYYDPQLKHDRVAWVQDQVGEFPLARIDLIDASAIDELFQTHRPDVVIHLAAQAGVRYSLENPRAYVDSNLAGFLNILESCRRHPVKHLIYASSSSVYGANQRTPYSVQDGVDHPLSLYAATKKANESMAHCYSHLFGIPCTGLRFFTVYGPWGRPDMSPIQFASAIAQGQVLRLFNHGEHARDFTYIDDIVESIARLIERPPQPSPQWDREQPDPASSLAPWRLYNIGGQHPVALRTYVALLEKHLGRTARIELLPLQPGDVLNTCADASDLARATGFQPRIELDDGLGRFVDWFLDYYAPPIHAPLAAESQRRSL
- a CDS encoding polysaccharide biosynthesis/export family protein, which gives rise to MNARMLVLLLLPLAGCSSHNESMTMPVQILTAAPANAQATDMPKVEQTLRPQDVLDVIFHIGTTTSQAYRVQSGDQVALNFTAASQLNGTQQVMPDGTIELPGANTSVKVAGLTTDEARLAVQRAYDQKMLFQPNRNQLTVLVTSPLSGEANLRNTLTHPATGMSREIIVGRDGYASFPEIGSVPLQGMTVTQLETYLNERYAQLPGHMTVDVLLKSTAGNEIYVLGEVAQPGAYAIRRPISVLEALTLARGTNVKARLDSVMIMRRNGNQVEARHYDVEKALSGDASQIAYLQPEDMLYVPKTGLAKAGETARQLADVVLFQGVGFGFGYRVDNKGSDN
- a CDS encoding ABC transporter ATP-binding protein; amino-acid sequence: MLEVRNVFKSYATPQGPLPVLQGVDLTLPPGSSLALMGESGSGKSTLLHLVAGLDKVDRGSIRSGGYRLDGMSEHQLANWRRTEIGLVFQQFNLISSLPVEDNLAFQARLCGRFDAGWQGHLVQRLGLSDLLRRYPEQLSGGQQQRVALGRALASRPPLLLADEPTGSLDEATSDEVLQLLLELLDGSPTSLLMVTHSQRVAARLAHRVVLQGGRLAEAAQG
- a CDS encoding GumC family protein encodes the protein MNPKENYLHEFFRIFFANKQWVKRVFLIFAVIALVLPLMLKQSFDITAQVIVQSKKLSQGDATTSLNQENATFIPPSLADMETESNILRSPALIRETIKTLRDQGEYTPSPGILNKWVSDPLKRYITQPLREYVINPVRDGLGLEVDPVRDTVLDTLTDEAIENLKIETLPGSNVISIVYSFGDPAQGTRFVAQLLENYLTGRQELQSIELPQTFYEQKKDQYQTRLDGLEGTRLGLLEGVGSSDPKEEITFRLNAINTEEQALNLYQDRLLQSQRWLDYLKTSLAAANSSRFNDYTFPFTFTTTVDNIAFEDREIRQLGEQLTSQVSRYMNDLAIFQPSSEPMLLAREQIMRTRQQFLKVVNNRIQERTTDLAVVSSVINQKVQRIAAFKERIHQLQQAQSKLRQMDTEINALHAAFSTYAQRFAEASSARSLDNDLSNARVLSPPFEPTAAAFPKPVLIIAFGLFSGLLLAIALVYVREFFDHRFKHPAQISQQLDLPVLLVINEQSPEQVNPHRNWSLPSLVHWVKN
- a CDS encoding CpsD/CapB family tyrosine-protein kinase; the encoded protein is MDGSTNILTIASPSETNLTSTVLDPDLRILLMTAANTGTGTSTSAMALAAQLAQMSNGRVLLVDASQSPRNLSQQLSLQKERGFSDLLFNSLSPPLLQDCVVQVSSLPFDVLPHGRLGHNAERLSPERLRPLFRQLAAQYRFVVIDADAVYSATDTLVISTQVDGVVLVVRGEDTRWEVAQATRQRLVQAGAKVVGSVFNRRKYYMPKWLYNNL
- a CDS encoding sugar transferase, which encodes MTRHEQDIEISAFGRDKRVDPEHRRRLDAAIHRQGRGWLTGRDGGRPWTVSRTNRVVAGLGALAILVLLAPLLLGLALLIKFSSPGPVLFVQKRTGYRGRVFGMYKFRTMVADAEALKESLRHLNKHGADAIDFKIDNDPRITPIGRFLRRSSLDELPNLINVVTGDMRLVGPRPTSFNAYRYKDNHLVRLSIYPGLTGLWQISGRSNIDFDQRVELDLSYIAEQSLLLDLKILMITPFKVFSGHGAS
- a CDS encoding UDP-glucose dehydrogenase family protein, encoding MDVSVFGTGYVGLIQAAALADVGHRVLCVDIDPNKIRQLQQAVPPISEPGLSGLLEDNLKAGRLSFSCQASDAVNHGELIFIAVGTPADEDGSADLSHVLAVTRQIADFMDSDRTLIIKSTVPVGTADKVAECARQALARRGLKQLNVRVVSNPEFLKEGSALADCLRPDRIIIGTSDQVARDQMSELYAPFCRNHEKLMFMDNRSAELTKYAANAMLATRISFMNELANLTERLGADIEAVRKGIGSDPRIGYHFIYPGCGFGGSCFPKDLRALLHTAEQSGMPLRLLRSVTDVNDSQRHILFEKLAQQFPGELAGKSIAIWGLAFKPNTDDMREAPSRYLMEALWREGARVQAYDPEAMSECRRLYGYRKDLNLCATRDDTLEDADALVICTEWKNFRVVDFDLLASKLRARVIIDGRNLYNPEHLAAAGLLYRGIGLRHTVPSAPGPQA
- a CDS encoding sulfatase-like hydrolase/transferase; its protein translation is MSRYLKEALLLLYLFRGHDYYLERLAALGFSFATVLFGAMFVALLLALWMGAYIRQALVRHLFALAMFASAVFFEVYTRVTDSYLTYSQFVSLVYSGGFIQEAAYQYREVIFSAMAGGLLLVLGIGLKPRRRLPLPGYVPVAAPLFGVLLLSGVLFARAGEGARGLPIMYTPLAYLNLFVYEALHNTVGAREPVSLLRQSSVIGHDIVLIIDESIGGNYLDINTPSGVASGLKTPPPGVEIFNYGYAASIANCSADTNVTLRYGGTRADYMRINSTQPSIWQYAHGAGMRTVYIDAQRTGGNLQNLMTELEKQDIDQFIQFDQVRVLDRDMAAAAQLAKLLNNDRAELVVVNKVGAHFPVHDKYPDAFMTYRPALPRGQFQDVADTGKRDGFNGRQDDWQLYRNAYQNTLLWNVGEFFQRLFQQGNLQNAVLIYTSDHGQDLHERGNPGLNTHCGGDPVEEEGLVPLVVIQGSQLRTLDWPRAWAQNKDRSSHYNIFPTLLALMGYDPAAVVARYGKPLSEPTEDDFTFNYRFNARLGAKPAWKHIDLGSIVTPGPVKAQVATGK
- a CDS encoding glycosyltransferase family 4 protein, whose protein sequence is MNAPFGPSHRSSPLSIIHLLDSGGFYGAERMLLDHCLATPGQHQVLFLAAPPTLITRFRQAGVDCQHCASWGELLQHLRQRRPERPLLNTHNFKGLLFGWAAATLLRLPLVITQHGFTPRSPKQRFYTWLSLQLCRTAPVKRVVCVAESIAALHRQASVNADKLDVIPNGLPAVTTPLQHRDDRQRWRVGYVGRLSSEKGPDLFLDAMIPLCQRHESLHAVMLGDGPERQPLLKRIADAGLPTRIELPGYQTDMNDWWSRLDALVISSRTEGTPMILLEAMQAGVPVVAFGVGGIPDILQDRHNGLLATPADSDELARQIETLFSEPPLARILADNARRTQRDRYDLRTLAERWSQLYIRTAREARP
- a CDS encoding O-antigen ligase family protein, which encodes MIVPLSIISLLGVVCLALLASPYPFLAPGAVLGLVGVAMLYRKPGWGLLGIAALVPFEGLFKENGLSGSKFLGLALILILGLQLALHQIPATRLRSNIWKPLVGFMVLYGLSLLLSENMDLSQTHLRELTVGLILFVITLLIGRELNLDLFARLMTVSVATTCVLAMFSARYQEQGRASGLLEDPNTFALLIAFTVPLALLLVLRSPNLLQRLFWGGGFILLLGGMTKTESRSGLVVLLLSLMIGLYHYRAQLPRIRPRHLGFAMLGLALLIPLAIAVMPAGYVARIQSLSILSAGASAHKDESLGRRASYILVGSEMIRENPVLGSGPGTFPLHYAPTGYAKAFSANRKMGDLYRRAHNTYLEIFSEIGVPGGLMFVAMIGLGLYNLVRARQLWLQRRDWAQADLLTHLGMSFLSLALFLMFLSAPNHKLLWIMLALTSVLRYDAEQAAPREARS